A single genomic interval of Vallitalea longa harbors:
- a CDS encoding glycosyl hydrolase family 95 catalytic domain-containing protein: protein MKLRYNNFSEDWKEGLLIGNGRLNGIVWGNNEKDILSLNHEYLWTGKHGNRTNRTSYEYLPKVRELLIEKDYFRATALASLAFGGNGGISPYPRQEDSYKPAGELVFRYDNPQGNFVERILDIHNGIAKVVRRDVELEAFADCVTGIMVSSWRSTKEFGGTLFYERQEDEAIEDMNIDGKHIIYTCKIDSVSSFEVIVKVDTDGLIEYGNMSMHIENATYIKTFINIGVSYKNIEKELNDYPFPTGEINELKENHNKKFSEAMSKTDINITDNKTDELSDLYINERIERVRKGNEDVNLIEIYAKFGIYLMVSGSICGELPLNLQGKWNCDIIPPWFSDYHFNINIQMNYWFIEQLDYPEYSKQLFDYVNKFAESGRRTAKSLYGCNGTVLSLNGDHWAVSTPEAYNYAAWIGGAAWIGQHYWWHYQYNGDKIFLEEVAYPFFKSTVDFYMDYIEVDDDGVAQIMPSQSPENRFEGTGYFPVSMCISSAMDIQLAYDAFTYAIDGAKILDIDKEECTKWEQLRSRLPDFKIGSDGRLLEWDDEDKMEVEKGHRHFSHLYGVFPSTLFNPVNRTNQFEAGRKSLEYRLAQNGGGTGWSRAWAACLFARLQDGEEANHQLSYLLTELSSSALLDLHPRPPRCTVRNEDTQFVFQIDGNLGATRAVIECIVQCYEGKVFLLPSLPKSWEKGSIRGVKTIGGHKINLTYEKGKIMSLEIIMGFKEKIVIDNSKGLIESSKEDIVLQGKKGEVYTLV from the coding sequence ATGAAGCTTAGGTATAATAACTTTTCAGAAGACTGGAAAGAAGGATTGCTTATTGGTAATGGCAGACTTAACGGTATAGTATGGGGAAATAATGAAAAAGATATACTTAGTCTGAATCATGAATATCTATGGACTGGTAAGCATGGAAATAGAACAAATAGAACTTCATATGAGTACTTACCTAAAGTAAGAGAACTTCTAATAGAAAAAGATTACTTTAGAGCAACAGCCTTAGCTTCCTTGGCATTTGGTGGTAATGGGGGAATTTCCCCCTATCCACGCCAAGAAGATTCATATAAACCTGCTGGTGAATTAGTATTCAGATATGATAATCCACAAGGAAATTTTGTTGAAAGAATATTAGATATCCATAATGGTATAGCTAAAGTAGTTAGAAGAGATGTAGAATTAGAAGCTTTTGCTGATTGTGTAACAGGAATAATGGTCTCATCATGGAGGAGTACTAAAGAATTTGGCGGTACTCTTTTTTACGAAAGACAAGAAGATGAGGCAATAGAAGATATGAATATAGATGGAAAACATATAATTTACACATGTAAAATAGATTCAGTAAGTAGTTTTGAAGTTATTGTGAAAGTAGATACAGATGGCTTAATTGAATATGGTAATATGAGCATGCATATAGAAAATGCAACATACATAAAAACATTTATCAATATAGGAGTTTCTTATAAAAATATCGAAAAAGAACTTAATGATTATCCTTTTCCTACAGGGGAGATAAATGAACTGAAAGAAAATCATAATAAAAAGTTTTCTGAAGCGATGAGTAAAACAGATATTAATATAACTGATAACAAAACAGATGAATTATCTGATTTATATATAAATGAAAGAATTGAAAGAGTCAGAAAAGGAAATGAAGATGTTAATCTAATAGAGATATATGCAAAATTCGGTATATACCTAATGGTTTCAGGTTCCATCTGTGGAGAACTTCCATTGAATCTCCAAGGAAAATGGAACTGTGATATAATACCTCCGTGGTTCAGCGATTATCATTTTAACATCAATATACAGATGAACTATTGGTTCATAGAACAATTGGATTATCCGGAGTATTCAAAGCAACTATTTGATTATGTAAATAAGTTTGCAGAAAGTGGTAGAAGAACAGCAAAATCCTTATATGGTTGTAATGGTACTGTATTATCACTCAATGGAGATCATTGGGCTGTGTCTACTCCTGAGGCTTATAATTATGCTGCATGGATTGGAGGAGCCGCATGGATTGGACAACATTATTGGTGGCATTACCAATATAATGGAGATAAAATTTTCTTAGAAGAAGTAGCTTATCCTTTCTTCAAATCAACAGTAGATTTTTACATGGATTATATTGAGGTGGATGATGATGGTGTAGCGCAGATAATGCCAAGTCAGTCGCCTGAAAATCGTTTTGAGGGTACAGGTTATTTTCCAGTGAGTATGTGTATATCATCAGCTATGGATATACAATTAGCCTATGATGCCTTTACATATGCAATAGATGGAGCCAAAATACTAGATATTGATAAAGAAGAGTGTACTAAGTGGGAACAGTTAAGAAGTAGGTTACCTGATTTCAAAATTGGAAGTGATGGACGTCTATTAGAGTGGGATGATGAAGATAAGATGGAAGTGGAAAAAGGACATCGCCATTTCTCACATCTATATGGAGTATTCCCGTCTACACTGTTCAATCCGGTTAATAGAACCAATCAATTTGAGGCAGGAAGAAAATCATTAGAGTATAGACTAGCACAAAATGGTGGTGGAACTGGTTGGAGTAGAGCGTGGGCAGCATGTTTGTTTGCACGTCTACAAGATGGAGAAGAAGCTAATCACCAATTAAGTTATTTACTTACTGAGCTATCCTCTTCTGCCTTATTAGACCTACATCCTAGACCTCCAAGATGTACTGTAAGAAATGAAGATACTCAATTTGTTTTTCAGATAGATGGAAATCTAGGAGCCACAAGAGCAGTAATCGAGTGTATTGTACAATGCTATGAAGGAAAAGTATTTTTATTACCTTCACTTCCGAAGTCGTGGGAAAAAGGAAGTATCAGGGGAGTAAAAACAATAGGCGGTCACAAAATTAATCTTACTTATGAAAAAGGTAAAATAATGTCACTGGAAATTATAATGGGATTTAAAGAAAAGATTGTAATTGATAATAGTAAAGGATTAATAGAGAGCAGTAAAGAAGATATCGTTTTGCAAGGGAAAAAAGGTGAAGTTTACACTTTAGTATAA
- a CDS encoding sulfatase family protein, with the protein MKKKNLLYIFADQWRKIAVGAEGQDKVITPAMDSFAKESKVFDNAISTYPLCSPHRAALMTGKYPYCCGMWTNCKIGLDETVMLKPQEETIGKTLKRNGYQTAYVGKWHLDASELNFNKNPESGAINWDAYTPEGERRQGFDYWFSYGAMDKHLNPHYWRNTPEKIEPGKWSPEVETDVALDYLQNRDKSKPFCMFVSWNPPHPPYDKVPKKYVDMYDDIPLRVNVPEKMREDEEYLKTIKEYFGAVTGLDEKFKRILEYLKENDLEDDTIVVLSADHGDMMGSQGIMGKNIWYEESINIPFMIRGKDIEPGRTQCLFSSIDHMPTLLDLLEVDIPKTVQGKSFKDIIKDRKMDEPETVFLSMIPGMPELIEPYRKRGLNHKSFGWRGIRTKTHTYVIDNGTYPYEKQKRYLYDNEKDPYQLNPLILSCDDEQCKKYDDCLIDYLEKINDPFLMKGLDNNG; encoded by the coding sequence ATGAAGAAAAAGAATTTATTATATATTTTTGCAGACCAATGGCGTAAAATCGCAGTAGGAGCAGAAGGACAAGATAAGGTAATAACCCCTGCTATGGATTCATTTGCCAAGGAAAGCAAAGTTTTTGATAATGCCATTAGTACATATCCTCTTTGTTCACCTCATAGAGCAGCGCTTATGACAGGAAAGTATCCTTATTGTTGTGGCATGTGGACAAATTGTAAAATAGGATTGGATGAAACAGTTATGTTGAAACCACAAGAAGAGACTATAGGAAAGACTCTAAAGAGAAATGGTTATCAAACGGCTTATGTGGGAAAATGGCATCTGGATGCAAGTGAATTGAATTTCAATAAGAATCCAGAGTCAGGTGCTATCAATTGGGATGCTTACACACCTGAAGGAGAAAGAAGGCAAGGATTTGATTATTGGTTTTCATATGGGGCGATGGACAAGCATCTTAATCCACATTATTGGAGAAATACACCAGAGAAAATCGAACCAGGAAAATGGTCTCCTGAAGTCGAAACAGATGTAGCTCTTGATTATCTACAAAATAGAGATAAGAGTAAACCATTCTGTATGTTCGTTTCATGGAATCCACCTCACCCACCTTATGATAAAGTACCTAAAAAATATGTTGATATGTATGACGATATTCCTCTTAGGGTAAATGTTCCAGAAAAAATGAGAGAAGATGAGGAATATCTGAAAACCATAAAAGAATATTTTGGAGCAGTTACAGGACTAGATGAGAAGTTCAAAAGAATATTGGAATATCTGAAAGAAAATGACCTGGAAGATGATACTATTGTGGTATTATCCGCAGATCATGGAGATATGATGGGTTCACAGGGAATAATGGGTAAGAATATCTGGTATGAAGAATCCATTAATATTCCTTTTATGATTAGAGGAAAAGATATAGAACCTGGAAGGACGCAGTGCTTATTTTCAAGTATCGACCATATGCCAACGTTGTTGGACTTATTGGAAGTTGATATTCCGAAAACCGTACAAGGGAAAAGCTTTAAAGATATTATTAAGGATAGAAAGATGGATGAACCAGAAACAGTATTTTTATCAATGATTCCTGGTATGCCTGAACTTATAGAACCTTACAGAAAAAGAGGATTAAACCATAAATCTTTTGGCTGGAGGGGAATTCGAACTAAAACACACACTTATGTAATTGATAATGGTACTTATCCATATGAAAAGCAAAAAAGATACTTATATGATAATGAGAAAGATCCTTATCAATTGAATCCATTGATATTGAGTTGCGATGATGAACAATGCAAAAAATATGATGATTGTTTGATAGATTATTTGGAGAAAATAAATGACCCATTCTTAATGAAAGGACTAGATAATAATGGTTAA
- a CDS encoding glycoside hydrolase family 88 protein gives MVNMKDYEKVTDSEISQALDDAVTQVETDLEDFTYKFKINGTTDNFYAPSDNISWTSGFWTGQIWMAYEVTGDEKYRKAAEIQVDSFLHRIENKIETNNHDMGFLYSLSCVAAYKLIGNENAKKAAILAADNLISRYREDGKFIQAWGNIGADDNYRLIIDCLLNLPLLYWTSDVTGDDKYAKIAKQHIDTSLKVIMRDDCSTYHTYYFEKDTGKPLYGETRQGYSNDSAWSRGQAWGIYGTALSYMYTKNPDYIEKFYKITDFFIEHLPEDLVPYWDFKFTDGSEEPKDSSAAAIAVCGMLEMSKYLDEEKASYYKDIALKILKSLIDNYAVNDNKLSNGQLLHGVYARKSPYNPCRNRNVDECNTWGDYYYMEALIRLSKDWKLYW, from the coding sequence ATGGTTAATATGAAAGATTATGAGAAAGTCACTGATTCAGAGATAAGTCAAGCATTAGATGATGCAGTAACTCAGGTAGAGACAGATTTAGAAGATTTTACATATAAATTCAAGATTAATGGGACAACTGATAATTTTTATGCTCCTAGTGATAATATTTCATGGACATCTGGTTTCTGGACAGGACAGATATGGATGGCATATGAGGTAACAGGTGATGAGAAATATAGAAAAGCAGCAGAAATCCAAGTAGACAGTTTTCTTCACAGAATAGAGAATAAGATTGAGACCAATAATCATGATATGGGTTTTCTCTATAGTCTATCATGTGTTGCCGCATACAAATTAATAGGTAATGAAAATGCTAAGAAAGCAGCTATTCTAGCGGCAGATAATCTTATTTCCAGGTATAGAGAAGACGGTAAATTCATTCAAGCTTGGGGAAATATTGGAGCAGATGATAATTATCGTTTAATAATTGACTGCTTACTTAATCTTCCACTATTGTACTGGACAAGTGATGTAACTGGTGATGATAAATATGCTAAGATTGCTAAACAGCATATAGATACTTCCCTTAAGGTTATCATGCGTGATGATTGTTCCACATATCATACATATTATTTTGAGAAAGATACAGGAAAACCACTGTACGGTGAGACAAGGCAAGGATACAGTAATGATTCGGCATGGTCAAGAGGGCAGGCTTGGGGAATATATGGAACTGCGCTAAGTTATATGTATACCAAGAATCCTGATTATATTGAGAAATTTTATAAAATAACAGACTTTTTTATAGAACATCTACCAGAAGACCTGGTACCTTATTGGGATTTTAAATTCACTGATGGTAGTGAAGAACCGAAAGACAGTTCGGCGGCGGCAATAGCTGTATGTGGTATGCTTGAAATGTCGAAGTACCTTGACGAAGAAAAAGCAAGTTACTACAAAGATATTGCATTGAAGATACTGAAATCATTAATTGATAATTACGCAGTTAACGATAATAAATTATCCAATGGGCAATTACTACATGGTGTTTATGCAAGAAAATCTCCATATAATCCATGTAGGAACAGAAATGTTGATGAATGCAATACATGGGGTGACTACTATTATATGGAAGCCCTCATCCGCTTAAGTAAAGATTGGAAGTTATATTGGTGA
- a CDS encoding RluA family pseudouridine synthase codes for MDINIIYEDNHIIVAEKPPKVPCQNDKTGDIDMLTELKGYLKEKYNVKNPYIGLIHRLDRPVGGLMVFAKTKFANTKLSEEIRTKRFQKFYYAVVCGKPKENKGQLVDYLKKYGRNNISKVVSEDIKDAKEAVLEYECIDSIETEEYGMLSLIKVDLKTGRHHQIRVQLSNASLPLWGDNKYNKTFVKMRTWTQIALWAGSISFKHPKENKICSFQLKPNAEYPFNLFKL; via the coding sequence ATGGATATAAATATAATTTACGAAGATAATCATATTATTGTTGCTGAGAAACCACCGAAAGTACCTTGTCAAAATGATAAGACTGGTGATATAGATATGTTAACAGAATTAAAGGGTTATTTAAAAGAGAAATATAATGTGAAAAATCCATATATAGGATTAATTCATAGATTAGACCGCCCAGTTGGAGGGTTAATGGTATTTGCAAAAACCAAGTTTGCTAACACTAAATTAAGTGAAGAAATCAGAACAAAAAGATTTCAGAAATTTTATTATGCTGTAGTTTGTGGAAAACCAAAGGAAAACAAAGGACAATTAGTAGATTATCTTAAGAAATATGGAAGGAATAATATATCTAAAGTAGTTTCTGAAGATATAAAAGATGCAAAAGAAGCTGTATTAGAATATGAATGCATTGATAGTATCGAAACAGAAGAATATGGTATGTTAAGTCTTATTAAGGTGGATTTAAAAACTGGAAGACATCATCAGATTCGTGTTCAATTATCCAATGCATCCCTTCCGCTATGGGGAGATAATAAATATAATAAGACTTTTGTCAAAATGAGGACATGGACTCAAATAGCTCTATGGGCTGGAAGTATTTCTTTTAAACATCCGAAAGAAAATAAAATCTGTAGTTTTCAGTTAAAACCAAATGCTGAATATCCATTTAATTTATTCAAATTATAA
- a CDS encoding MFS transporter, which yields MVIINSFKQYIGLPREIYILAIQRFVNSLGGFVYAFLALFLSERLGFEKDVIGVFMLVCSLVGIPGSLISGHLVDKCNRKTILLVSRTLSALVFIVCGFLGNSIVIPYLLIASSFISSFSGPASGAMTADLTTPENRKQSFSLLYLGMNIGLAFGFTIAAYLFKNYTQWIFWGDGLTSLLSLLLVVFYIKDTRPTKNEIKKINDSDRVGEKEEKGSIINALLKRPYLLGFVLISSVIGFVYNQHGFIMPFHLIELFPENGEKYFGNVMAINTIIVVVLTPVIMHITRKIKPVVNVAIASLTYIIGFGMMGIVNELWVFFVAVFIWTTGEIIATTNTGVYISNHSPVNHRGRFNSIIGMIQAAGRSAAPYFMGMYLVSHSSSQGWILTAFVGIIAFILLCILFLSEKHHYNKA from the coding sequence ATGGTAATTATTAATTCTTTTAAGCAGTACATAGGTTTGCCGAGAGAGATTTATATCCTGGCTATTCAACGATTCGTTAATTCACTTGGTGGATTTGTTTATGCTTTCTTAGCTTTATTTTTGAGCGAAAGATTAGGGTTTGAGAAAGATGTAATTGGTGTGTTTATGTTAGTATGTTCATTAGTCGGTATACCTGGTTCACTTATTTCTGGCCATTTAGTTGATAAATGCAATCGTAAAACAATTCTACTTGTATCTAGAACTTTGTCAGCACTAGTTTTTATTGTTTGTGGTTTTCTTGGTAATTCAATAGTAATTCCATATTTACTTATAGCATCTAGTTTCATATCCAGTTTTTCAGGTCCTGCAAGTGGTGCTATGACTGCTGATTTGACAACTCCTGAAAATAGGAAACAAAGTTTTTCATTATTGTATTTGGGTATGAACATTGGTCTTGCTTTTGGTTTTACCATTGCAGCTTATTTATTTAAAAATTACACACAATGGATATTTTGGGGTGATGGATTAACTTCATTACTTAGTTTATTATTGGTAGTATTTTATATTAAAGACACTAGACCTACAAAGAATGAAATAAAGAAAATTAATGATTCAGATAGAGTTGGTGAAAAAGAAGAAAAAGGATCTATTATTAATGCATTACTAAAGAGACCTTACTTACTAGGGTTTGTACTTATTAGTTCGGTAATAGGATTTGTGTATAATCAACATGGTTTTATTATGCCTTTTCATTTAATAGAGTTATTCCCAGAAAATGGAGAGAAATATTTTGGTAATGTAATGGCAATTAATACAATCATCGTTGTTGTATTGACACCAGTCATAATGCATATCACAAGAAAAATAAAGCCTGTAGTTAATGTAGCGATTGCATCATTAACATACATTATAGGTTTTGGAATGATGGGTATAGTGAATGAATTATGGGTATTTTTTGTAGCAGTATTCATATGGACAACAGGTGAGATTATTGCAACAACTAACACCGGAGTTTATATTTCTAACCATTCACCAGTTAATCATAGAGGTAGATTTAATTCAATAATAGGGATGATTCAGGCTGCTGGACGTTCTGCTGCTCCATATTTCATGGGAATGTATTTAGTCTCACATAGTAGCTCACAAGGATGGATATTAACTGCTTTTGTTGGTATAATAGCATTTATATTGTTATGCATATTGTTTTTATCAGAAAAACATCATTATAATAAGGCATAA
- a CDS encoding MATE family efflux transporter, translated as MRNNNIDTTKGDIKKNLWIMAWPIMIGNLIQVIYNMTDTYFVGQLENSTDAIAAVTVTFSVVFVLVSLAAGLGIGSATLAAQYYGAREYKKVDEVTYTSLIVIGAIALIFVAGGIIFYKQLFNLMNTPENIIPIAKDYFIIIMVGMLFMFIFFIMSGILRGIGDTKTPMIAGIVSGLINMVLDPFLIFGWGFFPELGISGAAYATVISRIFAAGYIFYVVLRGKTFLKLDLHNFKVDLNLTKQLFKIGVPSSISQAVISLGGTVIMGRVNAFGSIAMAAHGIGNRLESLLAMPTMGLAQAASSMVGQNLGAGQRDRAYKSGQYAMKSSFIILVIMGAIFAIFPSVFFEIFSNDQEVIAIGRYYIYGITLLYAFVGCRIVMSNVFQGAGAASVSMWLSLICLWVFRIPLAYALSYTPLGIKGVWLGVGLSFIVSFFFMYYFYKKGKWMDKVVVHNKELAEA; from the coding sequence ATGAGAAACAATAATATTGACACTACTAAAGGTGATATAAAGAAGAACCTATGGATAATGGCATGGCCTATAATGATAGGTAATTTAATTCAAGTTATATATAATATGACAGATACATATTTTGTTGGTCAGCTTGAAAATAGTACTGATGCTATTGCAGCTGTAACGGTAACTTTTTCAGTTGTATTTGTTTTAGTATCTTTAGCAGCCGGTTTGGGTATAGGATCTGCAACATTAGCAGCTCAATATTATGGTGCTAGAGAATATAAAAAAGTAGATGAAGTAACTTACACTTCACTAATAGTAATTGGTGCCATAGCTTTGATATTTGTGGCTGGAGGAATAATTTTCTATAAACAGCTTTTTAATCTTATGAACACTCCAGAAAATATTATACCTATAGCAAAAGATTACTTTATAATAATTATGGTAGGTATGTTATTCATGTTCATATTTTTTATTATGAGCGGTATATTGCGTGGAATAGGAGATACCAAAACACCCATGATTGCAGGTATAGTTTCCGGATTAATTAATATGGTATTAGATCCATTTTTGATTTTCGGCTGGGGCTTTTTCCCTGAACTTGGAATATCAGGTGCAGCATATGCAACTGTAATTTCAAGGATATTTGCGGCAGGATATATTTTTTATGTAGTACTTAGAGGTAAAACTTTCTTAAAACTTGATCTTCATAACTTTAAAGTTGACCTTAATCTTACAAAACAGTTATTTAAGATTGGTGTACCATCTAGTATATCTCAAGCGGTAATAAGTTTAGGTGGAACAGTGATAATGGGAAGAGTTAATGCATTTGGCAGTATAGCTATGGCAGCTCATGGAATAGGAAATAGATTGGAATCTCTATTGGCAATGCCTACAATGGGATTAGCTCAAGCAGCGAGTTCAATGGTTGGACAGAATCTTGGTGCAGGTCAAAGAGATAGAGCTTATAAAAGTGGACAATATGCAATGAAATCATCATTTATTATTCTTGTAATAATGGGTGCTATTTTTGCAATATTCCCATCGGTATTCTTTGAGATATTCTCAAATGATCAGGAAGTTATTGCAATTGGACGTTATTACATATATGGAATAACCTTATTATATGCATTTGTAGGATGTAGAATTGTCATGTCCAATGTATTTCAAGGAGCAGGAGCAGCATCTGTTTCCATGTGGCTTAGTCTTATTTGCCTGTGGGTATTCAGAATTCCATTGGCTTATGCATTATCATATACACCATTAGGGATTAAAGGTGTATGGTTAGGAGTCGGATTATCATTCATCGTTAGTTTCTTCTTCATGTATTATTTCTATAAAAAAGGAAAATGGATGGATAAAGTTGTTGTTCATAATAAAGAACTAGCAGAGGCTTAG
- a CDS encoding Hsp20/alpha crystallin family protein yields MFGLTPFNTNPIRKSNSLNNDFYDMIDDFFDNSFFPRNLYNDTFKVDVKDADKEYTVEAEMPGINKEDIKLDYNEGRLTISVSNEENVNEEQEHYIHRERKRTSMQRGIFLKDIVPEKITANLKDGVLRVVVPKKEKSQNTFNIEVN; encoded by the coding sequence ATGTTTGGCTTAACACCATTTAATACTAATCCAATTAGAAAAAGTAACTCGCTTAACAATGATTTTTACGACATGATTGATGACTTCTTTGATAATAGTTTTTTTCCAAGAAATCTGTACAATGATACTTTCAAAGTAGATGTAAAAGATGCAGATAAAGAGTATACAGTAGAAGCAGAAATGCCTGGAATCAATAAAGAAGATATCAAACTAGATTATAATGAAGGTAGATTAACAATCAGCGTAAGTAATGAAGAAAATGTTAACGAAGAGCAAGAACACTATATTCACAGAGAGAGAAAAAGAACTTCTATGCAAAGAGGTATCTTTTTGAAAGATATTGTACCAGAGAAGATTACAGCTAATCTAAAAGATGGTGTACTTAGGGTTGTAGTTCCTAAAAAGGAAAAATCCCAAAATACATTTAATATAGAAGTTAATTAA
- a CDS encoding MutS-related protein, with the protein MNPKRDYVKRKEKYKKELDKLNHKINLYGNIRLIIILVGLGITIWTYTKKSYLLSLNSLIITLVLFISLVMIHQKYIEKRPRLKALIKINENGLKRLKGEWKKFIEAGEEFIDETHNYSWDLDIFGKSSLFQWTNHTNTPIGKKKLRDAYIRPNKNIDQIKERQEAIKELATKMNWVHEFQAAGMRDSNKSKDEGNLIRWSKDVISIYLNNLLNLFVKILPVVSIGSIIMPFIIPSFSWVYAAVFVSIQVIVVFKDFGKRNNRLSSIDDYRKQVQIYEKMIEVIENQEFDSALLVKLQQQMQTGNEVTSKQIKKLDSIMDMINVRHIQFYLIFDILTLWDYQCTISLESWKNKYGKNMVKWLDALGELEALASLSTIVYEQPEWVMPEVVDDYKIYATALGHPLINANQRVCNSVSFGGRYASLLITGSNMSGKSTFLRTIGINLVLAYAGAPVCAEEFICPIMNIYTSMRVKDDIDNKISSFYAELLRIKKIIEATDKGEKVFYLLDEIFKGTNSRDRHIGAKTLIKKLCKGSTLGLVSTHDLELADLEKEQDSKVKNYHFQEFYKNDKINFDYKLYKGVSNTFNAVYLMKEIGIEI; encoded by the coding sequence ATGAATCCAAAAAGAGATTATGTAAAGAGAAAAGAAAAGTATAAAAAAGAACTGGATAAGCTAAATCATAAGATAAATCTTTACGGGAACATAAGACTTATTATTATATTAGTAGGTCTAGGTATTACAATATGGACATATACCAAAAAATCTTATCTACTTAGTTTAAATAGTTTAATTATCACATTAGTTCTATTCATAAGTTTAGTAATGATACATCAAAAATATATTGAAAAAAGACCAAGATTGAAGGCTCTAATCAAAATAAACGAAAATGGGTTGAAAAGATTAAAAGGTGAATGGAAAAAATTTATTGAAGCAGGAGAAGAATTTATTGATGAGACTCATAATTATTCTTGGGACTTAGATATATTTGGAAAAAGTTCACTATTCCAGTGGACAAATCATACCAACACTCCAATAGGAAAGAAAAAATTAAGAGATGCTTATATAAGACCTAACAAAAATATTGACCAAATAAAAGAAAGACAAGAAGCCATAAAAGAGTTGGCTACCAAAATGAATTGGGTCCATGAATTTCAAGCTGCTGGAATGAGAGATAGCAATAAGAGTAAAGATGAAGGAAATCTGATAAGATGGAGTAAAGATGTAATATCAATCTATCTAAATAATTTATTGAATTTATTTGTTAAGATTCTTCCTGTTGTATCTATAGGTAGTATAATAATGCCTTTTATAATACCTTCTTTTTCATGGGTTTATGCAGCAGTATTTGTCAGCATTCAAGTTATTGTGGTTTTTAAAGATTTCGGTAAGAGAAACAATAGACTATCATCGATTGATGATTATAGAAAACAAGTACAGATATATGAAAAAATGATAGAAGTTATTGAAAATCAAGAATTTGATTCTGCTCTATTGGTCAAATTACAACAGCAGATGCAGACTGGAAATGAAGTGACTTCTAAACAAATCAAAAAATTAGATAGCATAATGGATATGATAAATGTTAGACATATACAATTCTATTTGATATTCGATATACTGACTTTATGGGATTATCAATGTACTATTTCATTGGAAAGTTGGAAAAACAAATATGGTAAAAACATGGTTAAATGGCTTGATGCACTAGGAGAATTAGAAGCTTTGGCAAGTCTTTCAACTATCGTTTACGAACAACCAGAATGGGTTATGCCAGAGGTGGTTGATGATTATAAGATATATGCTACTGCATTGGGACATCCACTTATTAATGCTAATCAGAGAGTATGTAACAGTGTCAGTTTCGGAGGAAGATATGCATCTTTACTTATTACAGGTTCTAATATGTCGGGGAAAAGTACATTCCTTAGGACTATAGGAATAAATTTAGTGTTGGCATATGCAGGAGCACCAGTATGTGCAGAAGAATTCATATGCCCCATAATGAATATATATACTTCAATGAGAGTAAAAGATGATATTGATAATAAAATATCTTCTTTCTATGCAGAATTGCTAAGAATCAAAAAGATTATAGAGGCCACTGATAAAGGTGAAAAAGTTTTTTATCTATTAGACGAGATATTCAAAGGAACTAATTCAAGAGATAGACATATAGGAGCGAAAACCCTTATCAAGAAATTATGTAAAGGCAGTACATTAGGTCTTGTATCTACCCATGATCTTGAATTAGCAGATTTAGAAAAAGAACAAGATTCCAAAGTGAAGAATTATCATTTCCAAGAATTCTATAAAAATGATAAAATCAATTTCGATTATAAATTATATAAGGGAGTGTCTAACACTTTTAATGCAGTATACTTAATGAAAGAAATAGGGATAGAAATATAA